A portion of the Melitaea cinxia chromosome 1, ilMelCinx1.1, whole genome shotgun sequence genome contains these proteins:
- the LOC123657081 gene encoding zinc finger protein 266-like: protein MAVSLETFERCCRLCAEEQEVTIMIFSEEAEAMLLQNKLNKYLLIEVDEDDRLPKNICIKCCSKLQTVCEFIDTARKAQDVLQNRSLILEQNVDNIKNSKTKIKEETDCSDEIKFTSMEVSVDPMMVLQSSEDSILPDVEDNSESVEQDVTYLHGVDGEDVTIKLIKKGDKSCDPSDDKKDLSKPFQCKTCNRGFFTELALKNHFWTHYNDNRVIKSQKCATCGDTFEYKSELMLHLKKHRTAGMCKICGRVFRTERNLAAHLAAHTSSSSKSYTCKVCGRSYNTSSNLKTHSVTHSSERPYKCPYCKKCFKRNQDLKFHINQHTGAKPYKCPFCEKSFASSGNCYSHKNRMHPGRRVEGKKRRPVVSRENKSLQLASLVPKAPLTSIKACLKYQCTLCDHSFVRRDNYTYHMYQHTGEKPFQCSFCSEKFVTRRGLLLHHDKTHPGKDRPLALLSRNALLK from the exons ATGGCGGTGTCTTTAGAAACTTTTGAAAGATGCTGTCGACTTTGTGCAGAAGAACAAGAAGTAACAATAATGATATTTAGTGAAGAAGCTGAAGCTATGCTActtcaaaataaactaaataaatatctactgaTTG aggtgGATGAAGATGACAGGCTACCAAAAAACATTTGCATAAAGTGTTGTTCTAAGTTACAAACTGTGTGCGAGTTTATTGACACAGCACGAAAAGCACAGGATGTTTTACAGAATAGGAGTCTTATTCTAGAACAAAATgtggataatattaaaaattccaAAACCAAAATAAAAGAGGAGACGGATTGTAGTGATGAGATTAAATTTACTTCTATGGAAGTAAGCGTAGATCCTATGATGGTCTTACAAAGCTCCGAAGATTCTATATTACCTGATGTTGAAGATAATTCAGAATCCGTAGAACAAGATGTCACATACCTTCATGGAGTGGATGGTGAAGATGTAActataaaattgataaagaaGGGAGACAAATCCTGCGATCCAAGTGACGATAAAAAAGATCTCTCAAAACCTTTTCAATGTAAAACTTGCAACCGAGGATTCTTTACTGAGTTagctttaaaaaatcatttctgGACACATTATAATGATAATAGAGTTATCAAATCGCAAAAGTGTGCTACGTGTGGAGATACTTTTGAGTACAAAAGTGAACTAAtgttgcatttaaaaaaacataggactGCAGGAATGTGCAAAATATGTGGTAGAGT GTTCAGAACTGAAAGAAATCTAGCTGCACACTTAGCAGCGCATACATCCTCTAGCAGTAAATCATACACTTGCAAAGTTTGTGGACGATCCTACAATACAAGCAGTAATTTGAAAACTCACAGTGTAACTCATAGTAGTGAAAGGCCATACAAATGTCCCTATTGCAAGAAATGTTTCAAACGTAACCAAGATTTAAAG TTTCACATCAACCAGCACACAGGTGCAAAGCCATATAAATGTCCATTCTGTGAAAAAAGCTTTGCAAGCTCTGGTAACTGTTACTCTCATAAAAACAGAATGCATCCTGGCCGCAGGGTTGAAGGGAAGAAAAGGCGTCCTGTTGTTTCTCGTGAAAATAAATCCCTACAACTAGCATCTCTTGTCCCAAAGGCTCCACTTACATCTATAAAAGCATGCCTAAAATACCAGTGCACACTGTGTGACCACAGTTTTGTTAGAAGGGATAATTAtaca TACCACATGTATCAGCATACGGGAGAAAAGCCATTTCAGTGTTCATTCTGTAGTGAAAAATTCGTAACTAGAAGAGGTCTTTTATTGCACCATGATAAAACACATCCTGGAAAAGATCGTCCACTAGCATTATTATCAAGAAATGCTTtactgaaataa